A segment of the Lelliottia amnigena genome:
ATGGTTGTTGTGGCAAAGATAAGAGATGTAATCTCTTATCTTTTTAAAGAGATTCTATTGCTCTAAAGAGTAATGCCTAAAAGTAATTATTGCATCACCTAACCATATATTAAGTTCTTCAAGTCTTTTTTGCAGAGGAATTAACTCATTCCGCACAAACACATTCGCCGCCTTCTCCACATCCCCAAACCCCCCAACATTACTCGGCATGATCCCCATCATCTGCGGCGGAACGCGGTGTGCTGCCATCATGTCATCCCGGCTCACGTTCTTGATATTCAGAAACTCATCCTTAGCAGCTACCTCTGAAAGCGGGATGATTTGAATCCCGTCCTTTTTGCCGTTAGGCGAGTACATAAACAGGTTGCGGAAGTTGCCCGGCCCTTTGGCGCTTTTCATCGCCTGGCGGATGTTGTTCACGTCCTCCTGATTCTGTGCGGCATCGGTCATGTACATGATGAACCCTGCATGGCTGCCGTTGATGTAATACTTGCGGCGGAATAGCGTAGCGGACTCGTTCAGCAGGGCGGAAGGGATGGCTGACAGGTACTCCGGCAGGCCGTAAATCTCCTGGTTTAAATCCGGTTCCATCAGGTGAAAAATGCT
Coding sequences within it:
- a CDS encoding PBSX family phage portal protein, producing MCRLFTFHPPHLFWLIRFRLRLNRRDPAVGADQHALGQLQVQADITHVVAQNNAYLEKRTNRLGGILSLEPSLAKYTRRGVDLDTYWFVQYGMTTQPYEFIKGSIFHLMEPDLNQEIYGLPEYLSAIPSALLNESATLFRRKYYINGSHAGFIMYMTDAAQNQEDVNNIRQAMKSAKGPGNFRNLFMYSPNGKKDGIQIIPLSEVAAKDEFLNIKNVSRDDMMAAHRVPPQMMGIMPSNVGGFGDVEKAANVFVRNELIPLQKRLEELNIWLGDAIITFRHYSLEQ